One window from the genome of Streptomyces cadmiisoli encodes:
- a CDS encoding response regulator transcription factor, with protein MTTTSPQGRTELLRPDGSPVRVLVVDDEQSVTELLSMALRYEGWQIRSAGDGRGAVRNAREFRPDAVVLDMMLPDMDGLAVLGRLRRELPDVPVLFLTSKDALEDRIAGLTAGGDDYVTKPFGLEDVVARLRGLIRRAGAADRRSDSVLVVGDLTLDEDSHEVTRAGEGIHLTATEFELLRFLMRNPRRVLSKAQILDRVWSYDFGGQANVVELYISYLRRKIDAGREPMIHTRRGAGYLIKPATT; from the coding sequence ATGACTACGACCTCGCCCCAGGGGCGTACCGAACTGCTCAGGCCGGACGGGAGTCCCGTCCGCGTGCTCGTCGTGGACGACGAGCAGTCCGTCACCGAGCTGCTGTCCATGGCACTGCGCTACGAGGGCTGGCAGATCCGCAGCGCGGGGGACGGCCGGGGCGCCGTCCGGAACGCGCGGGAGTTCCGGCCCGACGCCGTCGTCCTCGACATGATGCTGCCCGACATGGACGGGCTGGCCGTCCTCGGGCGGTTGCGGCGGGAGCTGCCCGACGTACCGGTGCTGTTCCTGACGTCCAAGGACGCGCTGGAGGACCGGATCGCGGGGCTGACGGCGGGCGGTGACGACTACGTCACCAAGCCGTTCGGCCTCGAGGACGTCGTCGCCCGGCTGCGCGGGCTGATTCGCCGCGCCGGTGCCGCCGACCGGCGGTCCGACTCCGTGCTCGTCGTGGGCGATCTGACCCTGGACGAGGACAGCCACGAGGTCACCCGGGCCGGTGAGGGCATCCATCTGACGGCCACCGAGTTCGAGCTGCTGCGCTTCCTCATGCGCAATCCCCGGCGCGTGCTCAGCAAGGCGCAGATCCTCGACCGGGTCTGGTCGTACGACTTCGGCGGGCAGGCCAACGTGGTCGAGCTGTACATCTCGTACCTGCGCAGGAAGATCGACGCCGGGCGGGAGCCGATGATCCACACCCGGCGCGGCGCCGGCTATCTGATCAAGCCCGCCACCACATGA
- a CDS encoding RNA polymerase sigma factor, whose amino-acid sequence MRARVRAGDRAAFADLYDQNARAVYTHALRLTGNWSEAEEVMSETFLGAWRTRETVDPEGGSLTPWLLGIATHKAHNANRGLRRRLAFLARSPEPRSVEDFADETAGRIDDTRRLASVHAALRRLNRPDREVIALCVGAGLDYRQAAEALGIPVGTVRSRLSRARARLARYSAGPAAREDAEPRGRRGEKESEAAIAALFLREETR is encoded by the coding sequence TTGCGGGCGCGAGTACGGGCAGGGGACCGTGCGGCGTTCGCGGACCTGTACGACCAGAACGCTCGCGCGGTCTACACCCATGCCCTGCGGCTGACCGGCAACTGGTCCGAGGCCGAGGAAGTGATGTCGGAGACCTTCCTCGGCGCCTGGCGTACCCGGGAGACGGTGGATCCGGAGGGCGGTTCACTCACACCGTGGCTGCTCGGTATCGCGACGCACAAGGCGCACAACGCCAACCGCGGTCTGCGCCGGCGGCTCGCCTTCCTGGCCCGCAGCCCGGAGCCCCGTTCGGTGGAGGACTTCGCGGACGAGACGGCCGGCCGGATCGACGACACCCGCCGCCTCGCGTCGGTCCACGCGGCCCTGCGTCGGCTGAACCGCCCGGACCGTGAGGTGATCGCCCTGTGCGTGGGTGCCGGACTGGACTACCGGCAGGCCGCCGAGGCACTGGGCATCCCGGTCGGCACCGTGAGGTCCCGGCTCTCGCGCGCCCGGGCGCGACTGGCCCGGTACAGCGCCGGTCCAGCGGCTCGCGAGGACGCGGAACCGCGTGGTCGTCGCGGAGAGAAAGAGAGTGAGGCCGCGATCGCGGCCCTGTTCCTGCGGGAGGAAACCCGATGA
- a CDS encoding STAS domain-containing protein: MIHFPSPCWVRDLPGCILFSLPCEIDLSNATALYAAVTSTADARAAEARADRLRLMVLDLTRTPFMDSQGARLVEDVRRYLAPHIGLRIVAVPFGLPGRVLEVTGVRRDVPVYDDLAEALAA; the protein is encoded by the coding sequence GTGATCCACTTCCCGAGTCCCTGCTGGGTACGAGACCTGCCCGGCTGCATCCTGTTCTCCCTGCCCTGCGAGATCGACCTCAGCAACGCCACGGCCCTGTACGCGGCCGTCACCTCCACCGCCGACGCCCGTGCCGCCGAAGCCCGCGCCGACCGGCTGCGGCTGATGGTGCTGGACCTGACGAGGACCCCCTTCATGGACTCCCAGGGCGCCCGGCTCGTCGAGGACGTCCGCCGGTATCTGGCCCCGCACATCGGACTGCGGATCGTGGCGGTGCCCTTCGGGCTGCCCGGCCGGGTACTGGAGGTCACCGGGGTACGGCGCGACGTGCCGGTCTACGACGACCTGGCGGAGGCCCTGGCGGCGTGA
- a CDS encoding PPOX class F420-dependent oxidoreductase, with product MAPNIATNTRVSLDELLDFVRPRHRAILFTRRADGSPQASPLTCGVDDSGRIVVSTYPERAKTRNAKRDPRVGVLVLSDDWNGPWVQIDGTAEVIDTPDSVEPLVEYYRNIAGEHPDWAEYREAMARQGKSIIRVTPERWGPVATGGFPARLVADE from the coding sequence ATGGCACCGAACATCGCGACCAACACCCGCGTGTCCCTGGACGAGCTGCTGGACTTCGTACGCCCCAGGCACCGCGCCATCCTGTTCACCCGGCGGGCCGACGGCAGCCCGCAGGCCTCCCCGCTGACCTGCGGCGTCGACGACTCGGGCCGGATCGTGGTCTCGACCTACCCGGAGCGCGCCAAGACGCGCAACGCCAAGCGGGACCCCCGGGTCGGCGTGCTGGTGCTGAGCGACGACTGGAACGGGCCCTGGGTCCAGATCGACGGCACCGCCGAGGTCATCGACACGCCCGACTCCGTGGAACCCCTGGTGGAGTACTACCGGAACATCGCCGGCGAGCACCCGGACTGGGCCGAGTACCGGGAGGCCATGGCCAGACAGGGCAAGTCGATCATCCGGGTCACCCCCGAGCGGTGGGGACCGGTGGCGACCGGGGGCTTCCCGGCGCGGCTGGTGGCCGACGAGTAG
- a CDS encoding DUF2797 domain-containing protein, producing the protein MVRMWRCSGLRWASEGPELVWSGGRGSALTRGKRVAFEVAEGGVRTCVGARGHACPGRTAVSGRGTGARCEECARLDRAHSVAADGVPDDPRPYRVYLAWFGPGMAKVGITAVERGSSRLREQGAVCFSWLGTGPLMAARRAEELLRAALRVPDRIPYAEKRAVRAALPPTEAERAAEIAELHGRAVALGGWPESLTREPFRTVDHLELFGLEGAPAAVGEVSELVAGGAVIGELVAAAGPDLHLACAGRGVVVLDTRLMTGWGLMPAGGGETTVPVREFRSGGASQDGLF; encoded by the coding sequence ATGGTTCGTATGTGGAGGTGCTCGGGGCTGCGGTGGGCGTCCGAAGGGCCCGAGTTGGTGTGGAGCGGGGGGCGCGGCAGCGCGCTGACCCGGGGGAAGCGAGTGGCCTTCGAGGTCGCCGAGGGGGGTGTGCGGACCTGCGTCGGAGCGCGGGGGCACGCGTGTCCGGGGCGGACCGCCGTGTCCGGCCGGGGCACGGGTGCGCGGTGCGAGGAGTGCGCCCGGCTGGACCGTGCGCACTCGGTGGCCGCCGACGGGGTCCCCGACGATCCCCGGCCGTATCGCGTCTATCTGGCGTGGTTCGGGCCCGGTATGGCCAAGGTGGGGATCACGGCCGTCGAGCGGGGTTCGTCGCGGCTGCGGGAGCAGGGGGCGGTGTGCTTCAGCTGGCTCGGGACCGGGCCGCTGATGGCCGCGCGGCGAGCCGAGGAGCTGCTGCGGGCGGCACTGCGCGTACCGGACCGGATCCCGTACGCCGAGAAGCGGGCGGTGCGGGCCGCGCTGCCGCCCACGGAGGCGGAGCGCGCCGCGGAGATCGCGGAGCTGCACGGGCGGGCGGTGGCGCTCGGCGGCTGGCCGGAATCGCTGACCCGGGAGCCGTTCCGGACGGTGGACCACCTGGAGTTGTTCGGGCTGGAGGGGGCGCCGGCCGCGGTCGGGGAGGTGAGTGAGCTGGTCGCGGGTGGAGCGGTGATCGGGGAGTTGGTGGCCGCCGCGGGGCCCGATCTGCATCTGGCGTGCGCGGGGCGGGGTGTCGTCGTCCTGGACACGCGGCTGATGACCGGATGGGGGCTGATGCCGGCCGGCGGCGGGGAAACCACCGTGCCGGTGCGGGAGTTCAGGAGCGGAGGCGCGTCGCAGGACGGGTTGTTCTGA
- a CDS encoding CU044_5270 family protein: MNADNPRAGSARSEAEELLAASADWDLSPSRRLHHKDLLMQQIDLDHSAADATSPAPSRRWLPRLALVLPATSLALAGALVVTFSAGEHGSAPAAGSTASAPARATKASVTLGRIAAAAMKTDATPVREDQFVYVERLARVNKGALGGPVVLGAAHKEEIWMAQKPGRVTTTGWLRSSGKDAVMPGQLGPITSASPVGPGLWYPTYAWLASLPTDPEALLELLYSQTTVEKGDSKDEAVFRTIGELLGSVIMPPATASALYKAVARIPGVTWIPDAVDAAGRHGIGITHEDPGSATRTVLIFDKETLAYTGSQGYLVSDGTEAGGTTGDVLFGIDAVMKRGVVDRHGEVPAKTAG, encoded by the coding sequence ATGAACGCCGACAACCCGCGCGCCGGCTCCGCCCGGAGCGAGGCGGAAGAACTGCTGGCAGCCTCGGCCGACTGGGACCTCTCGCCGAGCCGCCGTCTTCACCACAAGGACCTTCTGATGCAGCAGATCGACCTCGACCACAGCGCCGCCGACGCGACGTCGCCCGCTCCCTCCCGCCGCTGGCTGCCCCGCCTGGCCCTGGTGTTGCCCGCCACGTCACTGGCCCTGGCCGGTGCCCTGGTCGTCACGTTCTCCGCCGGTGAGCACGGCTCCGCCCCCGCGGCCGGGTCCACCGCCTCCGCACCGGCCCGGGCGACCAAGGCGTCCGTCACCCTCGGCCGGATCGCCGCCGCGGCCATGAAGACGGACGCGACGCCGGTGAGGGAGGACCAGTTCGTGTACGTCGAGCGCCTGGCGCGCGTGAACAAGGGCGCCCTCGGCGGTCCGGTGGTGCTCGGCGCCGCGCACAAGGAAGAGATCTGGATGGCTCAGAAGCCCGGCCGCGTCACCACGACCGGCTGGCTCCGCTCGAGCGGCAAGGACGCCGTGATGCCTGGTCAGCTGGGCCCCATCACGTCCGCCTCGCCCGTGGGCCCCGGACTGTGGTACCCCACCTACGCGTGGCTGGCCTCGCTGCCCACCGACCCCGAGGCGCTGCTCGAGCTGCTCTACTCCCAGACCACGGTGGAAAAGGGCGATTCGAAGGACGAGGCGGTCTTCAGGACGATCGGCGAGCTGCTGGGCAGTGTGATCATGCCGCCCGCGACCGCCTCCGCCCTGTACAAGGCCGTCGCCAGGATTCCCGGCGTCACCTGGATCCCCGACGCCGTCGACGCGGCGGGGCGCCACGGCATCGGCATCACCCACGAGGACCCCGGTTCCGCGACCCGCACCGTGTTGATCTTCGACAAGGAGACGCTCGCCTACACCGGCTCGCAGGGGTACCTCGTCAGCGACGGGACCGAGGCCGGGGGGACCACGGGCGACGTGCTGTTCGGCATCGACGCCGTCATGAAGCGCGGGGTCGTCGACCGGCACGGCGAGGTGCCCGCGAAGACCGCCGGCTGA